A stretch of Caenorhabditis elegans chromosome IV DNA encodes these proteins:
- the Y37A1B.4 gene encoding Transposase (Confirmed by transcript evidence) produces the protein MQQFGIKYLELQSFVRGLENEFERKEIEKKNSEFGTKTRLEEHWKYELVADMVKAEFGLYSATGGRVLVWLEQIHVQPLELLSTDERIRRQSIGVTILWNNILVMIQCDGNILPQKHQGFYRFH, from the exons ATGCAGCAATTTGGTATCAAGTACTTGGAACTGCAGTCGTTTGTTCGAGGTCTAGAAAACGAATTCGAGAGAAAAGAGATTGAGAAGAAAAACTCCGAATTTGGTACCAAAACAAGACTT GAAGAGCATTGGAAATATGAATTGGTTGCTGATATGGTCAAAGCGGAATTTGGACTGTATAGTGCAACAGGTGGAAGGGTGCTTGTTTGGCTGGAACAAATCCACGTTCAACCTCTGGAACTTTTGAGCACCGATGAACGCATTCGACGTCAATCGATTGGAGTAACGAT attatggAATAACATATTGGTGATGATTCAGTGTGATGGAAACATCTTGCCCCAAAAGCACCAaggtttttatcgatttcatT GA
- the lst-4 gene encoding Sorting nexin lst-4 (Confirmed by transcript evidence) has protein sequence MKQRIDAMSYTVIAEVQHQTAEKVEDMKSTMGTYLKKQAMFYQEVATKLTSLAARYD, from the coding sequence ATGAAGCAAAGAATCGATGCGATGAGCTACACTGTAATTGCTGAAGTTCAACATCAAACAGCAGAGAAAGTGGAGGATATGAAATCGACAATGGGCACATATTTGAAGAAACAAGCAATGTTTTATCAGGAAGTGGCGACCAAGCTGACTTCATTAGCCGCTAGATatgattga